One genomic region from Salinicola endophyticus encodes:
- the cheY gene encoding chemotaxis response regulator CheY: MADKNMSILVVDDFPTMRRIVRSLLKELGFENVEEAEDGQEALTKLRAGGFEFVVSDWNMPNLDGLEMLKEIRQDPALSSLPVLMVTAEAKKENIIAAAQAGANGYVVKPFTAATLEEKLNKIFEKLGK; the protein is encoded by the coding sequence ATGGCTGACAAGAACATGAGCATTCTGGTCGTGGATGACTTCCCGACCATGCGACGAATCGTGCGCAGCCTGCTCAAAGAGCTCGGGTTCGAGAACGTCGAAGAGGCGGAAGATGGTCAGGAAGCGCTGACCAAGCTGCGCGCCGGCGGGTTCGAGTTCGTGGTCTCGGACTGGAACATGCCCAATCTGGACGGTCTCGAGATGCTCAAGGAGATCCGCCAGGATCCGGCGCTGTCGTCACTGCCGGTCCTGATGGTCACGGCAGAAGCCAAGAAAGAGAACATCATTGCGGCGGCCCAGGCCGGCGCCAACGGCTACGTCGTCAAGCCGTTCACGGCTGCCACGCTGGAAGAGAAGCTCAACAAAATTTTCGAAAAACTGGGCAAATGA
- the flhA gene encoding flagellar biosynthesis protein FlhA, whose translation MNALTQWFGRQQMAGSSQLKLLAGPVLIIMILSMMILPLPPFALDLFFTFNIALSIMVLLVSMFTEKPLDFAAFPAVLLFSTLLRLSLNVASTRVVLMDGHEGGDAAGKVIEAFGEFLIGGNFAVGLVVFLILVVINFMVITKGAGRIAEVGARFTLDSMPGKQMAIDADLNAGLIGEEDARRRRSELNQESEFYGSMDGASKFVRGDAMAGLLIMVINLIGGLMIGIGQHGMPFAEAAKTYTLLTVGDGLVAQIPALVISTAAGVTVSRVNTDQDVGQQLLSQLFNNPRVMYLAAGVMTLLGVIPGMPNLVFLLFAIALGGLGWWLSRQNQQQAAQRVEEKAPAAVQETPEASWDDVQLVDTLGLEVGHRLIPLVDQRQQGELLGRIKSVRKKFAQDVGFLPSVVHIRDNLELSPNTYVITLKGVEIGRAEAFPGRWLAIDPGQVSGAIDGVETEDPAFGLKAYWIDTAQRERAQIYGYTVVDASTVVATHLNHLLHEHADDMLGRAEVQQLLDKVSEQQKSLVEDVVPKLVPLTTVQRILQNLLAEDVPIRDMHTILDVLAEFAPQQTDANELTAIVRVALGRAITQQWFPGHEPMHVIGLEPRLEQVLTQALNNGGALEPGLADTLMKQAAAAVERQQSRDEPAVLVVQHGLRALLARFLRRQIKSLVVLSQAEIPDDRTLRVTATIGGNG comes from the coding sequence ATGAACGCGCTGACCCAGTGGTTCGGCCGGCAGCAGATGGCCGGCAGCTCACAGTTGAAGCTGCTGGCCGGCCCGGTGCTGATCATCATGATTCTGAGCATGATGATCCTGCCGCTGCCGCCGTTCGCGCTCGATCTCTTCTTCACCTTCAATATTGCGCTCTCGATCATGGTGCTGCTGGTCAGCATGTTCACCGAGAAGCCGCTCGACTTCGCGGCCTTTCCCGCGGTGCTGCTGTTCTCGACCCTGCTGCGACTGTCACTCAACGTGGCCTCGACCCGGGTGGTCCTCATGGACGGGCACGAAGGGGGAGACGCCGCAGGCAAGGTGATCGAGGCCTTCGGTGAATTCCTGATCGGCGGCAACTTCGCCGTGGGTCTGGTGGTGTTCCTGATTCTGGTGGTGATCAACTTCATGGTCATCACCAAGGGGGCCGGGCGTATCGCCGAGGTCGGCGCGCGTTTCACCCTGGATTCCATGCCGGGCAAGCAGATGGCGATCGACGCCGATCTCAACGCCGGCCTGATCGGTGAAGAGGACGCGCGTCGGCGGCGCAGCGAACTCAACCAGGAGTCCGAGTTCTACGGCTCCATGGATGGTGCCAGTAAGTTCGTGCGCGGTGACGCCATGGCGGGGCTCTTGATCATGGTGATCAACCTGATCGGCGGGCTGATGATCGGGATCGGCCAGCACGGCATGCCGTTCGCCGAAGCGGCCAAGACCTATACGCTGCTCACCGTGGGTGACGGCCTGGTGGCGCAGATCCCGGCGCTGGTCATCTCCACCGCGGCGGGTGTCACGGTCTCCCGCGTCAACACCGACCAGGACGTCGGTCAGCAGCTGCTCAGCCAGCTGTTCAACAATCCGCGGGTCATGTACCTCGCCGCCGGCGTGATGACGCTGCTCGGGGTCATCCCCGGCATGCCCAACCTGGTCTTCCTGCTATTCGCGATCGCCCTCGGCGGTCTCGGCTGGTGGCTGTCGCGCCAGAATCAGCAGCAGGCGGCGCAGCGCGTGGAGGAGAAGGCGCCCGCCGCGGTGCAGGAGACGCCCGAGGCGAGTTGGGACGATGTGCAACTGGTCGATACCCTGGGACTCGAAGTGGGGCACCGGCTGATTCCGCTGGTCGACCAGCGCCAGCAGGGCGAGCTGCTGGGACGGATCAAGAGCGTGCGCAAGAAGTTCGCCCAGGACGTCGGTTTCCTGCCCTCGGTGGTGCATATCCGCGACAACCTCGAGCTCAGCCCCAATACCTATGTGATCACTCTCAAGGGGGTCGAGATCGGGCGTGCCGAGGCGTTCCCCGGACGCTGGCTGGCGATCGACCCGGGCCAGGTCTCCGGGGCGATCGACGGCGTCGAGACCGAGGACCCGGCGTTCGGTCTCAAGGCCTACTGGATCGATACCGCCCAGCGCGAGCGCGCGCAGATCTACGGCTACACGGTGGTCGATGCCAGCACCGTGGTGGCGACCCATCTCAACCACCTGCTGCACGAGCACGCCGATGACATGCTCGGCCGCGCGGAGGTGCAGCAGCTGCTGGACAAGGTCTCCGAGCAGCAGAAGTCGCTGGTCGAGGACGTGGTGCCCAAGCTCGTTCCGCTCACCACGGTGCAGCGTATCCTGCAGAACCTGCTCGCCGAAGACGTGCCGATTCGCGATATGCACACCATCCTCGACGTGCTCGCCGAATTCGCGCCGCAGCAGACCGACGCCAACGAACTCACCGCCATTGTTCGCGTGGCGCTGGGCCGTGCCATCACCCAGCAGTGGTTCCCCGGGCACGAGCCGATGCATGTCATCGGGCTCGAGCCGCGCCTCGAGCAGGTGCTGACCCAGGCACTCAACAACGGTGGGGCACTCGAGCCGGGATTGGCCGATACCCTGATGAAGCAGGCCGCCGCTGCAGTCGAGCGCCAGCAGAGTCGTGACGAACCTGCGGTGCTGGTGGTCCAGCACGGCCTACGGGCGCTTTTGGCGCGTTTCCTGCGGCGGCAGATCAAGTCGCTGGTGGTGCTCTCTCAGGCGGAGATTCCCGACGACCGCACGCTGCGAGTCACCGCTACCATCGGTGGTAACGGCTGA
- the cheZ gene encoding protein phosphatase CheZ, which produces MSGANPQETAAPDDLIRRIGHLTRMLRDNMRELGLDKEVERAAQAIPDARDRLSYVASMTEQAAERALNAIDQAQPIQNSLESEALALDKRWDAWFAEPKELDEAKALVTDTRSYLQAVPKQTSATNAQLLEIMMAQDFQDLTGQVIKKMMDVIREIEQQLLQVLIDNAPDSAERRELSATVAAKQSNSLLNGPQINPQAADVVSNQDQVDDLLDSLGF; this is translated from the coding sequence ATGAGCGGTGCCAACCCTCAAGAGACGGCGGCTCCCGACGACCTGATTCGTCGCATCGGCCATCTCACGCGCATGCTGCGCGACAACATGCGCGAGCTGGGCCTGGACAAGGAGGTCGAGCGCGCGGCCCAGGCGATTCCCGATGCTCGCGACCGCCTGAGTTACGTCGCTTCGATGACCGAGCAGGCCGCCGAGCGGGCGCTCAACGCCATCGACCAGGCTCAGCCGATCCAGAACTCGCTGGAGAGCGAAGCGCTGGCGCTCGACAAACGTTGGGACGCCTGGTTCGCCGAGCCCAAGGAGCTCGACGAGGCCAAGGCGCTGGTCACCGACACCCGCAGCTACCTGCAGGCAGTACCCAAGCAGACCAGCGCCACCAATGCGCAGCTGCTCGAGATCATGATGGCCCAGGACTTCCAGGATCTCACCGGTCAGGTGATCAAGAAGATGATGGACGTCATCCGCGAGATCGAACAGCAGTTGCTGCAGGTGCTGATCGACAACGCCCCGGACAGTGCCGAGCGGCGCGAGCTCTCGGCGACCGTCGCAGCCAAGCAGTCGAATTCGCTGCTTAACGGCCCCCAGATCAACCCCCAGGCCGCCGACGTGGTGAGCAATCAGGATCAGGTCGACGACCTGCTCGACAGTCTCGGCTTCTGA
- the flhB gene encoding flagellar biosynthesis protein FlhB, with amino-acid sequence MAEQNDSDQEKTEPATPRRLQKAREEGQVARSRELATFLLLVCGVGGLWLMGHSLYDDLGMVMEQSFMFDRGMIFDTSRTLSHVWSLGQSTLIVLLPLFLLFAVAAVLGHTLLGGWLMSAKSMAPQLSKLNPLKGLKRMFSTQALAELAKAIAKSALVGGVGVYYLWSHKGSLLGLMELPIQQALATAMRIAAIGCGLIVASMIVVILIDVPYQIWSHHKKLRMSREDIRQEHKESEGDPHVKGRIRSQQQAMARRRMMSKVPAADVIVTNPTHYAVALSYEQTSMAAPRVVAKGADAVAARIRELGDEHGIPRLEAPPLARALYRHVDLDHEIPADLYTAVAEVLAWAFRLKQVASEGGETPPTPHDLPVPPSLDDRGDGTDIPKEGE; translated from the coding sequence TTGGCCGAGCAGAACGACAGCGATCAGGAAAAGACCGAACCAGCGACACCTCGACGCCTGCAGAAGGCGCGCGAGGAGGGGCAGGTCGCACGCTCGCGTGAGCTCGCCACCTTCCTGCTGCTGGTCTGCGGTGTCGGCGGACTGTGGCTCATGGGGCATAGCCTGTACGACGACCTGGGCATGGTGATGGAACAGTCGTTCATGTTCGATCGCGGCATGATCTTCGACACCTCGCGCACGCTCAGCCACGTCTGGAGCCTGGGCCAGAGCACCCTGATCGTGCTGCTGCCGCTGTTTTTGCTGTTTGCGGTGGCGGCGGTGCTCGGCCACACGCTGCTCGGTGGCTGGCTGATGTCGGCCAAGTCGATGGCGCCGCAGCTCAGCAAGCTCAACCCGCTCAAGGGGTTGAAGCGCATGTTCTCGACCCAGGCGCTGGCCGAGCTGGCCAAGGCGATCGCCAAGTCGGCGCTGGTCGGCGGGGTCGGCGTCTACTATCTGTGGTCGCACAAGGGTAGCCTGCTCGGACTGATGGAGCTGCCGATACAGCAGGCGCTGGCCACGGCGATGCGCATCGCGGCGATCGGCTGTGGCTTGATCGTCGCCTCGATGATCGTGGTGATCCTGATCGATGTGCCCTATCAGATCTGGAGCCACCACAAGAAGTTGCGCATGAGCCGTGAAGATATCCGGCAGGAGCACAAGGAGAGCGAGGGCGACCCCCACGTCAAGGGGCGCATTCGTTCGCAGCAGCAGGCGATGGCGCGCCGACGCATGATGAGCAAGGTGCCCGCTGCCGACGTGATCGTCACCAACCCGACCCACTACGCCGTGGCGCTGAGCTACGAGCAGACGTCGATGGCCGCGCCCCGGGTGGTGGCGAAGGGCGCTGACGCAGTCGCCGCACGCATCCGCGAGCTGGGCGACGAGCACGGCATTCCCCGACTGGAGGCACCGCCGCTGGCGCGGGCGCTCTATCGCCACGTCGATCTCGACCACGAGATTCCGGCCGATCTGTATACCGCGGTTGCCGAGGTGCTGGCCTGGGCCTTCCGGCTCAAACAGGTAGCGAGCGAAGGGGGCGAGACGCCGCCGACGCCGCACGATCTTCCCGTCCCGCCGAGTCTCGACGATCGCGGTGACGGTACCGATATCCCCAAGGAGGGTGAATGA
- a CDS encoding chemotaxis response regulator protein-glutamate methylesterase, producing MKPRIKVLCVDDSALIRDLMTKIIESQPDMEVVATAPDPLVARDLIKRHNPDVLTLDVEMPRMDGLDFLERLMRLRPMPVLMVSSLTQRGSEITLRALELGAVDFVAKPEVGIREGMLEYADMIADKVRAAAQARPRRQPETATPAVPREALKAPMLSSEKLIIIGASTGGTEAIRQVLEPLPANSPAILVTQHMPSGFTRSFAERLDRLCRVTVKEAEQGERVLPGHVYIAPGDWHMRLARSGANYVIALDDTAPVNRHRPSVDVLFDSAASCAGRNAVGVILTGMGKDGAAGLLKMRQAGSHTVAQDEASCVVFGMPKEAIALGGAEEIVSLPDIARHLVQQMHASGRAQRV from the coding sequence ATGAAACCTCGGATCAAGGTACTGTGCGTCGACGACTCGGCGCTGATTCGCGATCTGATGACCAAGATCATCGAGTCGCAGCCGGATATGGAGGTCGTGGCCACCGCGCCCGATCCGCTGGTGGCGCGGGATCTGATCAAGCGCCACAACCCGGATGTGCTGACCCTGGACGTCGAGATGCCGCGAATGGATGGGCTCGACTTCCTCGAACGCCTGATGCGCCTGCGCCCCATGCCGGTGCTGATGGTCTCCTCGCTGACCCAGCGCGGCTCCGAGATCACCCTGCGGGCGCTGGAGCTGGGGGCGGTCGATTTCGTCGCCAAGCCCGAGGTGGGCATTCGCGAAGGCATGCTCGAGTATGCCGACATGATCGCCGACAAGGTGCGCGCTGCGGCGCAGGCGCGGCCGCGTCGTCAGCCCGAGACGGCGACGCCGGCGGTGCCCCGCGAGGCGCTCAAGGCGCCGATGCTGTCGAGCGAGAAGTTGATCATCATCGGCGCTTCCACCGGCGGTACCGAGGCGATTCGTCAGGTGCTCGAGCCGCTGCCCGCCAACAGCCCGGCGATTCTGGTGACCCAGCACATGCCGAGCGGTTTCACGCGCTCGTTCGCCGAGCGCCTCGACCGCCTGTGCCGGGTCACGGTCAAGGAGGCCGAGCAAGGCGAGCGTGTGCTACCCGGGCACGTCTACATCGCGCCCGGCGACTGGCACATGCGCCTGGCACGCTCCGGGGCCAACTACGTGATCGCGCTGGACGACACCGCGCCGGTCAATCGCCATCGGCCCTCGGTCGATGTGCTGTTCGACTCGGCGGCCAGCTGCGCCGGCCGTAACGCGGTCGGGGTGATTCTCACCGGCATGGGCAAGGACGGTGCTGCCGGTCTGCTCAAGATGCGCCAGGCTGGGTCGCACACCGTGGCCCAGGACGAGGCCAGCTGCGTGGTGTTCGGCATGCCCAAAGAGGCGATAGCCCTGGGGGGCGCCGAAGAGATCGTGTCGCTGCCGGATATCGCGCGCCATCTGGTACAGCAGATGCACGCTTCCGGTCGCGCACAGCGAGTGTAA